The following coding sequences are from one Treponema bryantii window:
- a CDS encoding HD-GYP domain-containing protein, which produces MLLGKLKRILIALLVVFFTAQTFAATTDLAVRFLDKAEEAFDDGNIEDAYKYVNQALAVAKDEDSQANVLYFAQTVYKQKLQILQKKYDDMALIDIKMNLEKYPNIENTSIKKLVKQIETDQANKEKAAQKAETAAQRKVEQERFEAQQESMEAQAKAMKEQAAAMKEQAEATKQGQEDFKNALESGLKDMGNAFSETARETKRSTRVIAFSIIGIAIIIAFLVMLIIVIIRRAAKANLMQQEQYAQAFKLLAQNQSQTNRLMLGGITDIYGGNPSLRIAGSSTWAPAQALPDVTFSEEDEEELKQLAVKCEEIGQQIDNVTGRKNNSKNVSELVYKLSIQLGLPQGMAMLNFCAAMIYDAGFLAIDPDLLVATQLTEEEKHALNEHVNLAEKHLEFVPKKYWSVFEDAATKHHENIDGSGYPQGLSGDEIPQIARLIRVAESYVSLSSKRSYRGAMDKESAINTLKEQSALYDQDVVEALDKIL; this is translated from the coding sequence ATGTTGTTAGGTAAGCTTAAAAGAATTTTAATTGCATTATTAGTTGTTTTCTTCACTGCCCAAACTTTTGCGGCAACAACAGATTTAGCTGTACGCTTTCTGGATAAGGCAGAAGAAGCTTTTGACGATGGAAACATTGAAGATGCTTATAAGTATGTAAACCAGGCTCTTGCAGTTGCAAAAGATGAGGATTCTCAGGCAAATGTTTTGTATTTTGCACAGACTGTTTATAAGCAGAAGCTTCAGATACTTCAGAAAAAATATGATGATATGGCTCTCATTGATATCAAGATGAATCTTGAGAAGTATCCTAATATTGAGAATACTTCAATCAAAAAGCTTGTTAAGCAGATAGAGACCGATCAGGCTAATAAAGAAAAGGCTGCACAAAAAGCTGAGACTGCTGCACAACGCAAGGTTGAGCAGGAACGCTTTGAGGCTCAGCAGGAATCTATGGAAGCTCAGGCAAAGGCTATGAAAGAACAGGCTGCAGCAATGAAGGAGCAGGCTGAAGCTACAAAACAAGGACAGGAAGATTTTAAGAATGCCCTTGAATCTGGTCTTAAGGATATGGGAAATGCCTTTTCTGAAACTGCAAGAGAAACAAAGCGTTCTACACGTGTAATTGCTTTCTCAATTATTGGAATTGCAATCATAATCGCATTCCTTGTAATGCTGATTATAGTAATAATAAGAAGAGCTGCTAAGGCAAATCTCATGCAGCAGGAACAGTATGCACAGGCATTTAAGCTTCTTGCTCAGAATCAGAGCCAGACAAATCGCCTTATGCTTGGTGGAATTACAGATATCTATGGTGGAAACCCTTCACTTAGAATTGCTGGTTCTTCTACATGGGCTCCGGCACAGGCTCTTCCGGATGTAACATTTTCTGAAGAGGATGAAGAAGAACTTAAGCAGCTTGCTGTTAAGTGTGAGGAAATTGGCCAGCAGATTGATAATGTTACAGGCCGTAAGAATAATTCAAAGAACGTTTCCGAGCTGGTTTACAAGCTTTCTATTCAGCTTGGACTTCCTCAGGGAATGGCAATGCTCAACTTCTGTGCTGCTATGATTTACGATGCAGGATTCCTTGCAATTGATCCTGATCTTCTTGTTGCAACTCAGCTTACAGAAGAAGAAAAGCATGCATTGAACGAGCACGTTAATCTTGCAGAAAAACATCTTGAGTTTGTTCCTAAGAAGTACTGGAGTGTATTTGAAGATGCTGCAACAAAGCATCATGAGAATATCGATGGTTCTGGATATCCACAGGGGCTTTCTGGAGACGAGATTCCACAGATTGCACGTCTTATCCGTGTAGCAGAAAGTTACGTTTCACTTTCAAGTAAGCGTTCTTATCGTGGTGCTATGGATAAGGAATCTGCTATAAATACACTTAAAGAACAGTCTGCTTTGTACGATCAGGATGTCGTAGAAGCACTTGATAAGATTCTGTAG
- a CDS encoding Ig-like domain-containing protein, whose product MDKMKKVFLITIFSVFVAGLSFAHGKGDVEEISVENMNSWQEQFDLDSRKPGKYNIMITARDLGGNVHIEGPHNLYLDPKSDLPICGITNPYPHMRVVGNLNIVGTCVDDDGVSRVELILDEGKETEKRVTADGKEFWSYYLDTNDLEEGDHTIKVIGYDINEEPRVSNPYVLTWQLDRKQPVTEVQDKTMGILVSGNVKFDGIVSDGNGIKELYYSVDNGENFTPLKFGGNKNKSLCDFTVSVDTKKFNDGPAVLWFKAVDMAGSVGMYSFLYFIDNTKPDVGIVYPAEGQVMDGKFSVAGYAKDTIGVTELSWTFGSQSGTFDLIPGNPYWAVNVDTLAIKDKATKFTIHAKDRAGNIVDVSRNIPLNQENDKPVTSVSEPAEGQNFGDADPLFVRGIATDPDGVKEVRIQLDNNEPIIQETKGVFYYHLCDAEALSTGNHKVTVTAVDVNDVVGNPVVVNIVSRGIAPQFGEAKLNGGKDGNEFVNGMEIHPESGRTFSLGITSGVGLVRVSSSLKWGKEGLAESSTELKNATSYTYTLPILPESAKGVMNLTIEAEDMIGRVSTYRALYYVTNTTVVKSEEPVVVFDDSTVDEDGSIISNPDFPVTGYLIGANAASAELVPSTKFAKVELEGNLIRLIPQNAIGSSDPVVVRIKTDKGKTIESRPLRFRADTALPEITISDYSESNALNGLEGSFAVSGKVTCETGVGGLKYRVMSAKVDIQKGIIATTTAPSTNDDLKSIDVSRDGSFKFTFNAEDYGYGVHIVELIAESAGGNKKAKAFAVKNIPDVEEQNGKMPVPKAPAVFWADGFDVYAVAVYQGELEADYQTYFREEMVEGNNPVSFNTATTDGKPVAGKFTAVKKPSLSAHIVQINDADYMSGMPIVLGYNSKDIATIRLYIDTGAVVNSVNFEITGEEIAGGSVTQKGAAKLIKPTLEEPMRWIAEIPATNLPSRVNKLSAVIKAGALEQTVTGSFTVVREAEAELINDKEGIYPMPATGTVYDEVDNNYVLSNGSKFLYYVNYNAPLRVELVSSTAGLVAEADGNLITLYAEKDGVYKNVVVRVTDRFGDAHNSSPLNFIANTSAPEINFVTPELFQWVGNTFRLSGTAAHPLGIRAVEYSLDNGENWSSFDLSRNNNRVGVTFSKDVNISELPDGLIRINMRARDTSGHETYIYTSAYKDVTPPEVRVVEPQEIDVVNGDNLIVFEVSDNGLLAKAEYLAPPEKGRAQVRQPIELNPLIYTHVGTPEAPISDAMSFVFTDDAGNATPVESWLFSIDNESDLPRAEIHVPEDMQVITRDFTISGVVYDDDGESSIFYKIDNGSYKQVSTKEVFKQTNADAEYKLNTSFSIDVPLDTMVDNEHTVTVYAVDINGVKGPEVSRTYRISLEEPKGAVEKPTIDTSVRNLVTISGWASDKNGIANVKVSLDNGNSYNEAVGTEKWSYTVDTRAIPGGTQVVFLKVTDNYGIQGLYSSLINIDNDAPYLNLELPLDDSTTTGQLFFSGNTYDNVEVTDLYITIRNLERGGAPSIRKIKIDRIIGETIDMRDLPDGFYNVELTGKDKAGNITNVSRNIHLEKNIAPATVDILYPLNGEHKNGVFTVYGQAASESEITLLNLYVDNKLVSDTTLTDCGFFKFDLGPEDIEEGVHTYRVDSVLANGKTVKSREQTITYSPVGPWIKIDNFTYGDFAINRPYIRGQAGYSISEDELLFSRTKEATPEQKAATAAKKVAKIELSFDNGKTFTELSKNEKWMYRIENQDIAEGYHFFLIRATMKNGETAITRTIIQVDNTAPSIRLIAPINGGRYNQVLNASGLSNDDVKLEDVTVALRKGDKASYEVPSFIQGLYLDFRLWGATLFSVGAGLTFFDDVVKVQASYGQFTQQQRDAVSNLFKRDFTDMRYGGNVYSLKIIASIASIPFSFFLGHDWDWLYAGFGVGAEFAMFTQTNSGKSQILSSLLAQIEFPRIKLQNVKAFSSFSMYTEGSLWFIPTDVSGTNIKSLIPQIAVGFRTNIF is encoded by the coding sequence ATGGATAAGATGAAAAAAGTATTCTTAATTACTATTTTCTCAGTGTTCGTTGCAGGATTATCTTTTGCACACGGAAAAGGTGATGTTGAAGAAATTTCAGTTGAAAACATGAACAGCTGGCAGGAACAGTTTGATCTGGATAGCCGCAAGCCGGGCAAGTACAATATTATGATCACAGCCCGCGACCTTGGTGGTAATGTTCATATTGAAGGACCTCATAACCTTTATCTGGATCCAAAATCTGACCTTCCAATCTGTGGTATTACAAACCCGTATCCTCACATGCGTGTCGTTGGTAACCTTAATATTGTAGGTACATGTGTTGATGATGATGGTGTATCACGGGTTGAACTCATTCTTGATGAAGGAAAAGAGACTGAAAAACGAGTTACTGCAGATGGAAAGGAATTCTGGTCTTACTACCTCGATACAAATGACCTTGAAGAAGGTGACCATACAATCAAAGTAATTGGTTACGATATAAATGAAGAGCCAAGAGTAAGTAACCCTTATGTGCTTACCTGGCAGCTTGACCGTAAACAACCTGTAACAGAAGTTCAGGACAAGACAATGGGTATTCTTGTTTCTGGAAATGTTAAATTTGACGGTATTGTTTCGGATGGAAACGGAATTAAAGAGCTTTATTATTCTGTAGATAACGGCGAAAACTTCACACCTCTTAAGTTCGGCGGAAACAAGAATAAGTCTCTTTGTGATTTCACAGTTTCAGTTGATACAAAGAAATTTAATGATGGACCTGCTGTTCTCTGGTTTAAGGCTGTAGATATGGCTGGTTCTGTGGGAATGTATTCATTCCTGTACTTTATAGATAATACTAAGCCTGATGTTGGAATTGTTTATCCGGCAGAAGGTCAGGTTATGGACGGTAAATTCTCAGTTGCCGGTTATGCAAAGGATACAATTGGTGTAACAGAACTTTCATGGACATTCGGTTCTCAGTCTGGCACCTTTGATCTTATTCCTGGTAACCCTTACTGGGCCGTTAATGTAGACACACTTGCAATCAAAGATAAAGCGACAAAATTCACAATTCATGCTAAAGACCGTGCAGGCAATATTGTAGACGTAAGCCGCAATATTCCTTTAAATCAGGAAAATGACAAGCCTGTAACATCGGTTTCTGAACCTGCTGAAGGTCAGAACTTTGGTGATGCAGATCCGCTTTTTGTACGCGGTATTGCAACAGATCCTGATGGTGTAAAGGAAGTTCGAATTCAGCTTGATAATAATGAGCCGATTATTCAGGAAACAAAGGGTGTATTCTACTATCATCTTTGTGATGCAGAAGCACTTTCAACAGGAAATCATAAAGTAACTGTTACTGCAGTTGATGTAAATGATGTTGTTGGAAATCCTGTAGTAGTTAATATTGTTTCCCGCGGAATTGCTCCTCAGTTTGGTGAAGCGAAACTTAATGGTGGAAAAGACGGAAACGAATTTGTAAACGGTATGGAAATCCATCCGGAAAGTGGACGTACCTTCAGTTTGGGAATTACTTCTGGAGTAGGTCTTGTAAGGGTTTCTTCATCTCTTAAGTGGGGTAAAGAAGGTCTTGCAGAAAGTTCTACAGAACTTAAGAATGCAACTTCTTATACATATACACTTCCAATTCTTCCGGAAAGCGCTAAGGGTGTAATGAACCTTACAATTGAAGCTGAAGATATGATTGGTCGTGTTTCAACTTATAGAGCACTTTACTATGTAACTAATACTACAGTTGTTAAGAGTGAAGAGCCTGTTGTTGTGTTTGATGACAGCACTGTAGACGAAGACGGTTCAATCATAAGTAATCCAGACTTCCCTGTTACCGGTTATCTGATTGGAGCTAATGCTGCAAGTGCAGAGCTGGTTCCATCAACAAAGTTTGCAAAGGTTGAACTTGAAGGCAATTTAATCCGCCTTATTCCACAGAATGCAATTGGAAGTTCAGATCCTGTTGTTGTAAGAATCAAAACAGACAAAGGAAAGACTATTGAATCTCGTCCTTTGAGATTCCGTGCCGATACTGCTCTTCCTGAAATTACAATTAGTGATTACTCAGAATCAAATGCACTTAATGGACTTGAAGGTTCTTTTGCTGTAAGTGGTAAAGTTACCTGTGAAACTGGTGTTGGTGGTCTTAAATACAGAGTAATGTCTGCTAAGGTAGATATTCAGAAGGGAATTATTGCAACTACAACAGCTCCTTCTACAAATGATGATCTTAAGTCAATTGATGTTTCAAGAGACGGTTCATTCAAATTTACCTTTAATGCAGAAGACTATGGTTACGGTGTTCATATCGTAGAATTGATTGCTGAAAGTGCCGGCGGAAACAAAAAAGCCAAGGCATTTGCAGTTAAGAATATTCCAGATGTAGAAGAGCAGAATGGAAAGATGCCTGTTCCAAAAGCACCTGCAGTATTCTGGGCAGATGGCTTTGATGTTTATGCTGTAGCAGTTTATCAGGGTGAACTTGAAGCAGATTATCAGACTTATTTCCGCGAAGAAATGGTAGAAGGAAATAATCCTGTAAGCTTTAATACTGCAACTACAGATGGTAAGCCTGTTGCTGGAAAGTTCACTGCAGTTAAAAAGCCTTCTCTTTCTGCACACATTGTACAGATCAATGATGCTGATTATATGAGTGGTATGCCGATTGTTCTTGGCTACAACTCAAAAGATATTGCAACAATCCGTCTTTATATTGATACTGGCGCGGTTGTTAATTCTGTAAACTTCGAAATAACAGGTGAAGAAATTGCCGGTGGTTCTGTTACACAAAAAGGTGCTGCAAAGCTTATTAAGCCTACTCTAGAAGAACCAATGCGCTGGATTGCAGAAATTCCTGCAACAAATCTTCCTTCTCGTGTTAATAAACTCAGTGCTGTAATTAAGGCTGGTGCGCTTGAGCAGACAGTAACAGGTTCTTTCACAGTTGTACGTGAGGCAGAGGCTGAACTTATCAATGATAAAGAAGGAATCTATCCAATGCCTGCTACTGGCACTGTATATGATGAAGTTGATAATAACTATGTTTTGAGCAATGGCTCAAAATTCCTCTATTATGTAAATTACAATGCTCCTCTTAGAGTAGAACTGGTTTCTTCAACTGCAGGTCTTGTTGCTGAGGCTGATGGAAATCTTATTACTCTCTATGCAGAAAAAGATGGAGTATATAAGAATGTGGTTGTAAGAGTTACAGACCGCTTTGGTGATGCACACAATTCTTCTCCGTTGAACTTTATTGCAAATACAAGTGCACCTGAAATCAACTTTGTAACTCCAGAGCTTTTCCAGTGGGTAGGAAATACCTTTAGACTTTCGGGAACTGCAGCTCATCCTCTTGGAATCAGAGCCGTAGAATACTCTCTCGATAACGGAGAAAACTGGTCTAGCTTTGATCTTTCAAGAAACAATAACAGAGTTGGTGTAACCTTCTCTAAAGATGTAAATATTTCTGAATTGCCTGATGGTCTTATCAGAATCAATATGCGTGCCCGCGATACTTCGGGTCACGAAACCTATATTTATACATCAGCTTATAAGGATGTTACTCCTCCAGAAGTTCGAGTAGTTGAGCCTCAGGAAATTGATGTTGTAAACGGTGATAACCTCATTGTATTTGAAGTATCAGATAACGGACTTCTTGCTAAGGCAGAATATCTGGCTCCTCCAGAAAAGGGCAGGGCACAGGTTCGTCAGCCAATTGAATTGAATCCTCTTATCTATACTCATGTTGGTACACCAGAAGCACCTATAAGCGATGCAATGTCATTTGTCTTCACCGATGATGCTGGAAATGCAACTCCGGTAGAATCATGGCTGTTCAGTATTGATAATGAATCTGACCTTCCACGTGCAGAAATTCATGTACCGGAAGATATGCAGGTAATTACCCGTGACTTTACAATTTCGGGTGTTGTTTACGATGATGATGGTGAATCTTCAATCTTCTATAAGATTGATAACGGTTCATACAAGCAGGTATCAACAAAAGAAGTATTCAAGCAGACTAATGCAGATGCAGAGTACAAACTGAATACAAGTTTCTCAATTGATGTACCTCTTGATACAATGGTAGATAACGAGCATACAGTTACTGTTTATGCTGTTGATATCAATGGTGTAAAGGGACCTGAGGTTTCACGTACTTACCGTATTTCTCTTGAAGAGCCAAAGGGTGCTGTAGAAAAGCCTACAATCGATACTTCTGTACGTAATCTTGTTACAATTTCTGGTTGGGCAAGCGATAAGAACGGAATTGCAAATGTTAAGGTTTCGCTTGATAACGGTAACAGTTATAACGAGGCTGTAGGAACAGAAAAGTGGAGCTACACAGTAGATACACGTGCTATTCCTGGTGGAACTCAGGTTGTCTTCCTTAAGGTAACAGATAACTATGGTATTCAGGGACTTTACTCGAGCCTTATCAATATCGATAACGATGCTCCTTACCTGAACCTTGAATTGCCGCTTGATGATTCTACAACAACTGGTCAGCTGTTCTTCTCTGGTAATACTTATGATAACGTAGAGGTTACAGATCTTTACATTACAATCAGAAACCTTGAAAGAGGTGGTGCACCAAGTATCCGTAAGATTAAGATTGACCGTATTATTGGTGAAACAATTGATATGCGTGATCTTCCAGACGGCTTCTATAACGTAGAACTTACTGGAAAAGATAAGGCTGGAAACATAACTAATGTCAGTCGCAATATTCACCTTGAAAAGAATATTGCTCCTGCAACTGTAGATATTCTGTATCCACTCAACGGAGAACATAAGAACGGTGTGTTCACAGTTTATGGACAGGCTGCTTCTGAAAGTGAAATTACACTCTTGAATCTCTATGTTGATAATAAGCTGGTTTCAGATACAACCCTTACAGATTGTGGCTTCTTTAAGTTTGATCTTGGTCCAGAAGATATTGAAGAAGGTGTACACACTTATCGTGTAGATTCAGTTCTTGCTAATGGAAAGACTGTAAAATCTCGCGAACAGACTATTACTTATAGTCCTGTTGGACCATGGATTAAGATTGATAACTTTACTTACGGTGACTTTGCAATCAACCGTCCTTACATCAGAGGTCAGGCAGGTTACTCTATCAGTGAAGATGAACTCCTCTTCTCTAGAACTAAGGAAGCAACTCCTGAGCAGAAGGCAGCAACAGCCGCTAAGAAGGTTGCTAAGATTGAATTGAGTTTTGATAACGGTAAGACATTCACAGAGCTTTCTAAGAATGAAAAGTGGATGTACCGTATAGAAAATCAGGATATTGCAGAAGGATATCACTTCTTCCTCATCCGCGCTACGATGAAGAACGGTGAAACAGCTATCACAAGAACAATCATTCAGGTTGATAATACTGCACCTTCAATCCGCCTGATTGCTCCAATTAATGGTGGTCGTTATAACCAGGTACTTAATGCTTCAGGTCTTTCAAATGATGATGTAAAACTTGAGGATGTAACTGTTGCTTTGCGTAAGGGTGATAAAGCAAGTTACGAAGTTCCTTCATTCATCCAGGGCTTGTACTTAGACTTCCGTCTGTGGGGTGCAACACTGTTCTCTGTAGGTGCCGGACTTACCTTCTTCGATGACGTTGTAAAGGTACAGGCTTCTTACGGTCAGTTTACACAGCAGCAGCGTGACGCAGTTTCTAACCTGTTCAAGAGAGATTTTACAGATATGCGTTACGGTGGAAATGTATACAGCCTTAAGATTATTGCAAGTATTGCTTCTATTCCATTCAGCTTCTTCCTTGGTCACGACTGGGACTGGCTCTATGCAGGCTTTGGTGTAGGTGCTGAATTTGCAATGTTTACACAGACGAACAGTGGAAAATCACAGATTCTTTCTTCTCTGCTTGCACAGATTGAATTCCCAAGAATTAAACTTCAGAATGTGAAAGCCTTCAGTTCGTTCTCAATGTATACAGAAGGCTCACTGTGGTTTATCCCTACCGACGTCTCAGGAACAAACATAAAGAGTTTGATTCCACAGATTGCAGTTGGATTTAGAACGAATATCTTCTAG
- a CDS encoding NAD-dependent protein deacylase, with protein sequence MSTTDISILQQIIDKSKKIVFFGGAGVSTESGIPDFRSVDGLYNQQWKYPPEQIISRSFFYQNTPEFYRFYRAKLLPQGIKPNAAHYKLAELEAAGKLLAVVTQNIDGLHQLAGSKTVYELHGSTLRNYCLDCHAFYDEKIIIESENTPDKLPHCPKCGGLIKPDVVLYEEGLDQRVIEGAVKAIKAADTLIIGGTSLTVYPAAGLIDYFHGDNLILLNKSSTPQDRMANLVIHEPIGEVLSQISVN encoded by the coding sequence ATGAGTACAACAGACATTTCCATTTTACAACAGATTATTGATAAAAGCAAAAAAATTGTATTTTTTGGTGGAGCCGGGGTTTCAACCGAATCCGGCATCCCGGATTTCCGAAGTGTGGACGGTCTGTATAATCAGCAGTGGAAATACCCGCCGGAACAGATTATAAGCCGCTCTTTCTTTTACCAGAACACTCCTGAGTTTTATAGATTTTACCGTGCAAAACTTTTACCACAGGGAATTAAGCCAAATGCAGCTCATTATAAACTTGCTGAGCTCGAAGCAGCCGGAAAACTGCTTGCTGTAGTTACTCAGAATATTGATGGACTGCATCAGCTGGCTGGAAGTAAAACTGTTTACGAACTTCATGGCAGCACATTAAGAAATTACTGTCTGGACTGTCATGCTTTTTACGATGAAAAGATTATTATTGAAAGCGAAAATACTCCTGATAAACTGCCTCACTGCCCAAAATGTGGAGGACTTATAAAACCTGATGTAGTTTTATATGAAGAAGGTCTGGATCAGAGAGTTATTGAAGGTGCTGTAAAAGCTATAAAGGCTGCCGACACACTCATTATTGGCGGAACTTCACTTACAGTGTATCCGGCAGCAGGTCTGATTGATTATTTCCATGGAGATAACCTGATTCTGCTGAATAAATCAAGCACACCTCAGGACAGAATGGCAAATCTTGTAATTCACGAACCAATTGGAGAAGTACTTTCTCAGATTTCGGTAAATTAA
- a CDS encoding putative ABC transporter permease subunit, which produces MISMILKLYKILVTNENVFTQIRENFKKGPKGIIKSIFLILVAIYIFCVMIGMYYLYMSGTYNYLAGNGNQHMMPFVSMMVAVAVIMFFGFTSVASSYYTGKGDEFLMSLPLTPGQFLGAKFTVSFIADAIFGVGMFTISSIVYGYNEGLLVNPLFYLGFLVSAISFSVTAVFVIYLLFILILYFVPALRKKKLLTGVATVLLILFCMCYGFMNSSVSISFSNPEFVSEKIGSSIDMIFEFSSKVPVFMYISGALNGKIIPILILAALGCVELFVLVPLVGKMYVKSLNGFSDEKTKKISSEKAEEVIKKDVRSGSVFHALFVRDFRNIVREPAFFANGPLFVYLFPVIFLLSFGIGFIATGESIDGLLVSFRTKIAKLTPEDLNSIKYYTALIGAAFVIFCGTFANLATTSFSREGKSLNDLKAMPVKFDMIVKVKFWHALLYIGISNIVMINIMAAAYAILKIPFSLTDFIAICFMMVIFSVSVSIFLIFIDMFIDTINPKLNWENPIAATKQNFNVLWSMLISMLTIVILLLLIIFVLPKKMISIVILSILYVIISAPLGAGYFRYAEKRLQDM; this is translated from the coding sequence ATGATTTCTATGATTTTAAAACTTTATAAGATTCTGGTTACAAATGAGAATGTGTTTACCCAGATTCGGGAAAACTTTAAGAAAGGGCCAAAGGGTATCATAAAAAGCATATTTCTTATTCTTGTTGCAATCTACATTTTCTGTGTAATGATTGGAATGTATTATCTTTATATGTCTGGTACTTACAATTATCTGGCTGGCAATGGAAATCAGCATATGATGCCTTTTGTTTCTATGATGGTTGCAGTTGCCGTGATTATGTTCTTTGGCTTTACTTCTGTAGCATCTTCCTATTATACAGGTAAGGGCGACGAATTTTTGATGAGTCTTCCGCTTACTCCCGGCCAGTTTTTGGGTGCAAAGTTTACAGTTTCATTTATAGCTGATGCCATATTCGGTGTTGGAATGTTTACAATCAGTTCAATTGTATATGGCTATAATGAAGGGCTGCTTGTAAATCCGCTGTTTTACCTGGGCTTTTTAGTTTCGGCAATTTCATTTTCGGTTACTGCCGTTTTTGTAATCTATCTGCTTTTTATTTTGATTTTGTATTTTGTGCCGGCGCTTAGAAAAAAGAAGCTGCTTACGGGAGTTGCCACAGTTCTGCTTATTTTGTTCTGTATGTGCTATGGCTTTATGAATTCTTCTGTATCTATTTCGTTTTCTAATCCGGAGTTTGTAAGCGAAAAGATTGGCTCTTCAATCGATATGATTTTTGAGTTCAGTTCTAAGGTTCCGGTGTTTATGTATATTTCCGGTGCTTTGAATGGCAAAATCATTCCTATTCTGATTCTTGCAGCTCTGGGCTGTGTTGAACTTTTTGTGCTTGTTCCTTTAGTTGGAAAAATGTATGTAAAAAGTCTTAATGGTTTTTCTGATGAAAAGACTAAAAAGATTTCTTCAGAAAAGGCCGAAGAGGTTATTAAAAAAGATGTTCGTTCGGGTTCTGTTTTTCATGCGCTCTTTGTCCGCGATTTCAGAAACATTGTCAGAGAACCAGCTTTCTTTGCTAACGGTCCGCTTTTTGTTTATCTCTTTCCGGTAATTTTTCTTCTCTCTTTTGGAATAGGTTTTATAGCTACTGGAGAATCTATCGATGGACTTTTAGTTTCTTTTAGAACAAAAATTGCTAAGCTTACTCCAGAAGACTTAAACTCTATCAAATATTATACAGCGCTTATTGGAGCTGCCTTTGTAATTTTCTGCGGAACTTTTGCAAATCTTGCTACTACTTCTTTTTCCCGGGAAGGAAAGTCTTTGAATGATCTTAAAGCAATGCCTGTTAAGTTTGATATGATTGTAAAAGTGAAATTCTGGCATGCTCTGCTTTATATAGGAATTTCGAATATCGTAATGATAAATATTATGGCTGCTGCTTATGCTATCCTTAAGATTCCGTTTTCACTGACAGATTTTATTGCTATCTGCTTTATGATGGTGATTTTTTCGGTTTCGGTTTCTATATTTTTGATTTTTATTGATATGTTTATTGATACAATAAATCCAAAATTGAACTGGGAAAATCCGATTGCTGCAACTAAGCAGAATTTTAATGTTCTGTGGTCAATGCTGATTTCTATGCTTACAATTGTGATTCTTTTGCTGCTGATTATTTTTGTTCTGCCAAAGAAGATGATTTCAATTGTGATTTTAAGCATCTTATATGTTATAATTTCTGCACCTCTAGGAGCGGGATATTTCAGATATGCAGAAAAAAGACTTCAGGATATGTAA
- a CDS encoding ABC transporter ATP-binding protein — translation MFEIKNVSKAYTKGGVKAVDSLSLTVNNGEIFGFLGPNGAGKTTSIKMLTGIIQPDEGSLELDGISIKERPVAAKRQFAFVPDNPETVSRLKAIEYLNFIGDVYKVPADIRKVRIENYCTKFGLKEVLNNKISSFSHGMKQKLFLIASLITDPQNWILDEPMVGLDPEAAFIVKEIMRERANAGKTVFFSTHVMEVAEKLCDRIGIIKQGKLIFQGTMSELKEQHGKDGQSLEDIFLEMIGSTAKAQ, via the coding sequence ATGTTTGAAATTAAAAATGTTTCAAAGGCATATACCAAGGGTGGGGTGAAGGCGGTGGATTCGCTTTCGCTTACTGTGAATAATGGTGAGATTTTTGGTTTTCTGGGGCCTAATGGTGCCGGTAAAACTACATCTATAAAAATGCTAACGGGCATAATTCAGCCGGATGAAGGTTCGCTTGAGCTGGATGGTATTTCAATTAAGGAACGCCCGGTAGCTGCTAAGCGTCAGTTTGCGTTTGTTCCTGATAATCCGGAAACTGTTTCTCGTCTTAAGGCAATTGAATATCTGAATTTTATTGGTGATGTTTATAAGGTTCCTGCAGATATCCGCAAGGTGCGTATTGAAAACTACTGTACAAAGTTTGGGCTTAAAGAAGTTTTGAATAATAAGATTTCTTCTTTCAGCCATGGTATGAAGCAGAAACTGTTTTTGATTGCCAGCCTTATTACAGATCCTCAGAACTGGATTCTTGATGAACCGATGGTTGGTCTGGATCCTGAGGCTGCTTTTATCGTAAAGGAAATTATGCGCGAGCGTGCTAATGCAGGAAAAACTGTTTTCTTTTCTACTCACGTAATGGAAGTTGCAGAAAAGCTTTGCGACCGTATTGGAATTATTAAACAGGGAAAGCTGATTTTTCAGGGAACTATGAGTGAACTCAAAGAACAGCATGGAAAAGACGGTCAGTCACTTGAAGATATCTTCCTGGAAATGATTGGCAGCACTGCAAAAGCACAGTAA